One genomic region from Sphingobacterium multivorum encodes:
- a CDS encoding MATE family efflux transporter: MLGKFKTFKPYYKSTMVLAGPVVISQLGHTLVHTADSVIVGHFAGTIPLAAVSLVHAVFMVVMVIGLGIAYGITPLIAQENGRDNKKECAILLSNSFWLNIIAGLLLFALVYFGSMLAIDHLNQDPAVVKEAKPYLLILSLSMLPLMVFSTFKQFAEGLGFTKQAMNVTIWGNVLNIILAIIFVKGMFGISPMGVKGVGYSTLIDRVLMMSVMMTYVLRSQKFKGYIQYFKITKVYRERLLKIVRIGAPVAMQYVFEIGAFAGASLLAGTISATAQASHQVAIQLAAMTYMMASGIAAAATIKVGNSYGNRNLFRLERFAITSYQLVLIFMVITASLFALLNDYLPYIFTSDHAVVIIASQLLIIAGLFQLFDGTQVVGLGVLRGMGDVNIPTLITFIAYWIIGLPSGYLMGVLFNWGIKGIWYGLTLGLLSSSLLLYLRFQLVIKKKKIQFEQSMFK, translated from the coding sequence ATGTTGGGAAAATTTAAAACATTTAAACCGTATTACAAAAGTACGATGGTATTGGCGGGGCCAGTGGTGATCTCACAGTTGGGACATACGCTGGTGCATACCGCAGATAGTGTGATTGTTGGACATTTTGCAGGAACTATTCCATTGGCGGCAGTTTCGTTGGTACATGCTGTTTTTATGGTTGTTATGGTCATTGGTTTGGGGATTGCGTATGGCATCACGCCGTTGATTGCGCAAGAGAATGGCCGTGATAATAAAAAAGAATGTGCCATTTTGTTATCTAATAGCTTTTGGTTAAATATTATTGCAGGACTCTTGTTATTCGCATTGGTCTATTTTGGTTCGATGTTGGCGATCGATCACCTCAACCAAGATCCGGCTGTGGTGAAGGAGGCAAAGCCTTATTTGCTTATTCTGAGTTTATCGATGCTTCCATTGATGGTATTTAGCACCTTTAAGCAATTTGCTGAAGGCCTGGGATTTACAAAGCAAGCGATGAATGTAACTATTTGGGGGAATGTATTGAACATTATTTTGGCGATCATCTTTGTCAAAGGGATGTTTGGCATCAGTCCAATGGGGGTCAAGGGAGTCGGATACAGTACATTGATCGACCGTGTGTTAATGATGTCTGTGATGATGACCTATGTCTTGCGATCGCAGAAATTTAAAGGATATATTCAATACTTTAAGATAACAAAGGTCTATCGGGAGCGATTGCTGAAGATCGTGCGTATCGGGGCACCCGTGGCTATGCAATATGTATTTGAAATTGGGGCTTTTGCAGGGGCATCCTTATTGGCGGGTACCATAAGTGCGACAGCGCAAGCTTCTCATCAAGTAGCCATACAGCTGGCCGCGATGACGTATATGATGGCGAGTGGTATTGCTGCTGCTGCAACAATCAAGGTGGGGAATAGTTATGGTAATCGAAATCTTTTTCGTCTCGAACGATTTGCCATCACGTCGTATCAATTGGTGTTGATCTTTATGGTGATTACAGCGTCTTTGTTCGCGCTGTTGAATGATTATTTGCCTTATATCTTTACCTCAGATCATGCCGTGGTGATTATTGCTTCTCAGCTGTTGATTATTGCGGGCCTTTTCCAATTGTTTGATGGTACCCAAGTTGTCGGTCTGGGAGTGTTACGTGGGATGGGGGATGTGAATATACCAACCCTAATCACATTTATCGCTTATTGGATTATTGGGCTACCAAGCGGCTACCTCATGGGCGTCTTGTTTAACTGGGGTATCAAGGGGATTTGGTACGGGTTAACGCTGGGCCTGCTAAGCTCTTCGCTTTTACTTTACCTGCGGTTTCAATTGGTGATTAAGAAGAAAAAAATACAGTTCGAACAAAGTATGTTTAAGTAA
- a CDS encoding dihydrolipoamide acetyltransferase family protein, with the protein MALYKLLLPKMGESVSEATITKWLKQPGDLIDEDDTLLEIATDKVDSEVPSPVKGVLKEHCYTVDQTVQVGEVVAIIEIEGENEEPGIQAQENIAPSAATPEEIIALNIPGVDQLPNVTAEIPSSSYENTLRFYSPLVKNIARHEGLSQDELDRIQGTGAEGRVTKEDILTYVSHRDSSSKSTKAIPAEHTNTSTGMGTESPKITSSAPSHVHTVANGSDEIIEMDRMRRLIADHMVKSVQTSPHVCSFVEADVTNLVLWRNKVKDAYKKREGENITFTPLFIEAISKALKDFPLVNISIDGYNIIKKKNINIGMAAALPNGNLIVPVIKNADQLSLVGLSKSVNDLAQRSRANKLKPDDTQDGTFTFTNIGAFGNIMGTPIINQPQAAILAVGTITKKPAVIETEYGDMIGIRHMMYLSLSYDHRAIDGALGGTFLKRVADYLENWDSNRVI; encoded by the coding sequence ATGGCTTTATATAAACTCTTGCTCCCAAAAATGGGAGAAAGTGTATCCGAGGCAACAATCACAAAATGGTTAAAACAACCTGGTGACCTGATTGATGAAGATGACACTTTATTGGAAATTGCAACTGACAAAGTTGATTCAGAGGTACCTTCCCCTGTAAAAGGTGTTTTAAAAGAGCATTGCTATACCGTAGACCAGACTGTCCAAGTTGGTGAAGTCGTTGCAATTATAGAAATTGAAGGCGAAAATGAAGAACCTGGGATTCAAGCACAAGAAAATATCGCTCCTTCAGCGGCAACTCCCGAAGAAATCATAGCATTGAACATCCCAGGTGTAGACCAGCTGCCCAATGTAACGGCTGAAATTCCATCTTCTTCATACGAAAATACCCTTCGCTTCTATTCACCTTTAGTGAAAAATATCGCACGCCACGAAGGATTGTCCCAGGATGAACTTGACCGTATCCAGGGTACCGGAGCAGAGGGAAGAGTGACTAAGGAAGATATTTTAACGTATGTATCGCATCGGGATTCATCCTCAAAATCGACAAAAGCCATTCCGGCAGAGCACACGAATACGAGCACGGGCATGGGTACGGAATCTCCAAAAATAACCTCCAGCGCTCCGTCGCATGTTCACACCGTTGCCAATGGCAGTGATGAAATCATTGAAATGGACCGTATGCGGAGATTGATAGCGGACCATATGGTCAAAAGCGTACAGACCTCTCCCCATGTATGTTCTTTTGTTGAGGCAGATGTTACCAATTTAGTTTTGTGGCGCAATAAAGTTAAAGATGCCTATAAAAAACGCGAAGGAGAAAACATCACGTTTACCCCTTTGTTTATCGAGGCTATTAGCAAGGCACTCAAAGATTTTCCATTGGTCAATATATCGATCGACGGTTACAATATCATCAAGAAGAAAAACATCAATATTGGTATGGCGGCAGCATTGCCTAATGGTAATCTCATCGTTCCGGTCATCAAAAATGCGGACCAATTAAGCTTAGTCGGGTTGAGTAAAAGTGTCAACGACCTCGCACAACGGTCACGGGCGAATAAATTGAAGCCTGACGATACCCAAGATGGTACATTCACATTCACCAATATCGGCGCTTTCGGTAATATTATGGGAACGCCTATCATTAACCAACCGCAAGCTGCAATCTTGGCTGTCGGTACCATTACGAAAAAACCAGCGGTCATAGAAACAGAGTATGGCGATATGATTGGTATTAGACATATGATGTATCTGTCACTCTCTTACGATCACCGTGCAATCGATGGTGCCCTCGGAGGTACTTTCTTAAAACGTGTGGCCGACTACCTGGAAAACTGGGATAGCAATAGAGTAATCTAG
- a CDS encoding competence/damage-inducible protein A yields the protein MKAEIITIGDEILIGQIIDTNSGWIAKQLLQFEVDIVQMTSIPDTEEAISTTLKEASTRADLILITGGLGPTKDDVTKKTAAAYFGTTLIRDEHVLRHVTNIFESRNLKMLDINLQQADVLANCEVLFNNYGTAPGMLVHQDQKRFIFMPGVPFEMKFLMEKHVLPLLAQQDPDLFICHETILVGGIGESYLAEEIKDIEAELPSSIKLAYLPTLAFIRLRLSGKSRNKSDIMLQVALFKTKLLHRLQHYVIADYDTSIEPYLIKELGRRGATLTTAESCTGGSLAASITAVAGSSTIFLGGTIPYSNALKQQLLNVEEETLIQYGAVSEQTAIEMASGSKKAFSSDYAIATTGIAGPGGGTAEKPVGTIWVAVAGKKEILTKKFQFDNDRLINIERTRMNALLLLWKLLVKEKEQDTQ from the coding sequence ATGAAAGCAGAGATTATTACCATAGGCGATGAGATTCTCATCGGTCAGATTATTGATACCAATTCAGGCTGGATTGCCAAACAACTGCTCCAATTCGAAGTCGATATCGTTCAAATGACATCGATCCCTGATACCGAAGAGGCTATTTCAACGACATTGAAAGAGGCTTCAACTCGGGCAGATCTTATTTTAATCACTGGAGGTCTGGGTCCGACGAAAGATGATGTGACAAAAAAAACGGCCGCAGCATATTTTGGAACCACCTTGATCCGCGATGAGCATGTACTTCGGCATGTGACAAACATATTTGAATCGCGCAATCTAAAGATGCTCGACATTAATCTACAGCAGGCCGATGTTTTAGCAAATTGTGAGGTCCTATTTAACAACTATGGCACCGCGCCCGGCATGCTGGTCCATCAGGACCAAAAAAGGTTTATTTTTATGCCTGGCGTGCCCTTTGAGATGAAATTTCTGATGGAAAAACATGTGCTACCCTTATTAGCCCAACAGGATCCTGACTTATTTATCTGTCACGAGACCATTTTGGTTGGCGGAATCGGAGAATCTTATTTGGCAGAAGAAATAAAGGATATCGAAGCAGAACTTCCTTCCAGCATAAAATTGGCCTATCTACCAACCCTGGCCTTTATCCGATTGAGACTCTCCGGAAAAAGCAGGAATAAATCTGACATTATGCTCCAGGTTGCCCTTTTTAAAACAAAGCTACTCCATCGTTTACAACACTATGTCATCGCGGACTATGACACAAGCATCGAGCCCTATCTGATTAAAGAGCTTGGCCGCCGAGGTGCGACATTAACGACCGCGGAAAGTTGTACCGGGGGTAGCCTCGCCGCTTCAATAACCGCTGTAGCGGGAAGCAGCACGATATTCCTTGGTGGTACCATCCCCTACTCCAACGCGTTAAAACAACAATTGTTGAACGTCGAGGAAGAAACACTAATCCAATATGGAGCAGTAAGTGAGCAGACTGCTATCGAAATGGCTTCCGGTTCAAAAAAGGCATTTTCTTCCGACTATGCTATTGCGACAACTGGAATAGCGGGGCCAGGTGGTGGAACAGCTGAGAAACCAGTTGGCACTATTTGGGTGGCTGTTGCCGGGAAAAAGGAAATTTTAACCAAGAAGTTTCAATTTGATAACGACAGACTGATCAACATCGAACGTACCCGTATGAATGCTTTATTACTGCTATGGAAGTTGCTTGTAAAAGAAAAAGAACAGGATACACAATAG
- a CDS encoding putative LPS assembly protein LptD, producing the protein MSNASFAQSNIPLKQNGLQGKDPISATNKSQDTSKSKTADTTKSVNDTTKKKGSGLQAEVSIIAVDSQKSEVAKNISHLYRGAKVKYQDFELSADYIRLDRNKKQIFASGIYDKSGKYVGRPIVIMGNGESPKTVDSLYYDYEKQEGNTYGIMTEVDGGFIQANVVRKNIYDEMSIYKGLYSTCNLPYPHTHFGIHITKGIVTKNQIISGPAYLVVMGVPMPVAFPFAFFPKPDKRASGFLFPSFGEDYTRGFSMRDIGWYLAFNDYWDSEIRGSLYSKGSWEASINTRYTVNYKFNGGFNIRYANTKTGIEGTSNYGSNKDFNVTWNHTQRQEANPGTSFSASVNFGTSSFFQNTGTGSTQNTYENLARNRMGSSISYGKVFADGKVNLTASLTHNQDMATRSIQMSLPNISLNVSSFNPFDSKDRVGEQKWYQRINVGYSFQAQNSVSTIDTLLFKPGGFKKFQNGFQHNIPISLSLNAFKYFQFNTSVNYTERWYLQSTRQSIDNTAAGYKQRIDTVQGFNRAYDYSVSTGLSTKVYGNYFPKIGNLKQIRHVVTPSINLNYRPDFSDPKYGFYQHYNDQYGNRNVYSIFSQGVYGSPSAGKSAGIGFSIDNNIEAKVKSKSDTTDGGMKKIPILQGLTFSGNYNFVADSLKLSPITFSGRTAFFDQKMNVNFNGTFDPYSVNENGVRVNRYAIKDGSLARLTNFGLSFDYSLNPKAAKSRNNNIDSLRKEMTGAGMTPEQAQALARISSDPNAFVDFNIPWNLAASFSFNMAKSFNSSTRRMQSQITSTLNLHGDFSVTPKWKVTFQSGYDFKQKEVVMTSFNIYRDLHCWDMSFGWMPFGRYRSYNVTIRAKASILQDLKLTKRASSGGSYF; encoded by the coding sequence ATGAGCAATGCTAGCTTTGCTCAAAGTAATATTCCATTAAAACAGAACGGACTTCAAGGTAAAGATCCTATTTCGGCGACCAATAAATCGCAAGATACGAGTAAATCGAAAACTGCAGATACGACCAAATCTGTAAACGATACAACCAAGAAAAAAGGAAGTGGCTTGCAGGCCGAAGTGAGCATTATTGCGGTTGACTCGCAGAAATCTGAAGTTGCCAAGAATATCAGTCACCTTTATCGCGGAGCAAAAGTAAAGTACCAAGATTTTGAACTTTCTGCCGATTATATCCGTCTTGATCGAAACAAGAAACAGATTTTTGCTTCGGGGATCTACGACAAAAGTGGTAAATATGTAGGGCGTCCTATTGTCATCATGGGTAATGGTGAATCACCGAAAACAGTAGATTCACTCTACTACGATTACGAAAAGCAAGAGGGAAATACCTACGGTATTATGACCGAAGTTGATGGTGGATTTATCCAGGCCAATGTTGTTCGAAAGAATATCTACGACGAAATGTCGATTTACAAGGGATTATATAGTACCTGTAATCTACCCTATCCGCATACCCATTTTGGTATTCATATCACCAAAGGAATTGTCACTAAAAACCAGATTATTTCTGGTCCGGCCTACCTTGTCGTGATGGGTGTACCGATGCCCGTGGCATTTCCATTTGCATTTTTCCCAAAACCAGATAAAAGAGCATCCGGGTTTCTCTTCCCTTCTTTTGGAGAAGATTATACCAGAGGATTCTCCATGCGGGATATCGGTTGGTATTTGGCCTTCAACGATTACTGGGACAGTGAGATTAGAGGTTCCTTGTATTCTAAAGGTTCGTGGGAAGCTTCCATCAATACGCGCTATACCGTCAACTATAAATTTAACGGTGGTTTTAATATCCGTTACGCCAATACCAAAACAGGTATTGAAGGAACATCCAATTACGGCTCCAATAAGGATTTTAACGTCACATGGAACCATACCCAACGGCAGGAAGCCAATCCAGGAACATCTTTCTCTGCAAGTGTTAACTTTGGTACAAGTTCTTTCTTTCAAAATACCGGAACTGGAAGTACACAAAATACCTATGAAAATCTTGCCCGTAACCGTATGGGATCGTCCATCAGTTATGGAAAAGTATTTGCCGATGGTAAGGTAAACCTCACGGCCAGCTTAACGCATAACCAGGACATGGCTACACGCAGTATACAGATGAGTTTACCCAACATCAGCTTAAACGTATCCTCTTTCAATCCATTTGACAGCAAAGATCGTGTCGGTGAACAAAAATGGTATCAACGCATCAATGTCGGTTATAGTTTCCAAGCGCAAAACTCGGTCAGTACCATTGATACATTGTTGTTTAAACCAGGAGGTTTCAAAAAATTCCAAAATGGTTTCCAACACAATATTCCAATCAGTCTATCACTCAATGCTTTTAAATATTTCCAGTTCAATACCAGTGTAAACTATACCGAACGTTGGTATTTACAAAGTACACGACAAAGCATCGACAATACCGCTGCAGGTTATAAACAACGTATCGATACCGTTCAGGGATTCAATCGTGCATACGATTACTCGGTATCGACCGGACTTTCGACCAAGGTTTATGGTAATTATTTCCCTAAAATAGGTAACCTTAAGCAGATCAGGCACGTTGTTACACCGTCGATCAACTTGAACTATAGACCCGACTTTTCGGATCCAAAATATGGTTTCTATCAGCATTATAACGATCAATATGGAAACAGAAATGTATACTCAATCTTTAGCCAGGGTGTCTACGGTTCCCCTTCCGCAGGAAAATCTGCGGGGATAGGTTTTTCCATCGACAATAATATCGAAGCAAAGGTCAAAAGTAAATCTGACACCACGGATGGCGGTATGAAGAAAATCCCTATTCTTCAAGGTCTGACGTTCAGCGGAAATTACAACTTTGTAGCCGACTCGCTAAAGTTGTCCCCAATTACTTTCTCTGGCCGTACAGCTTTTTTCGACCAAAAGATGAATGTAAACTTCAACGGTACATTTGATCCCTATTCGGTCAATGAAAATGGTGTCCGTGTCAATCGCTACGCCATTAAAGATGGTAGCCTTGCGCGCCTGACAAACTTTGGTCTTTCCTTTGACTATAGTCTGAATCCTAAGGCTGCGAAATCACGTAATAACAATATTGATTCTTTAAGAAAAGAAATGACAGGAGCGGGTATGACTCCCGAACAGGCACAAGCCTTAGCTCGAATCAGCTCAGATCCAAACGCATTTGTGGACTTTAACATCCCATGGAACCTTGCGGCATCGTTCAGTTTCAATATGGCAAAATCGTTCAACTCCAGTACACGAAGAATGCAGAGCCAGATCACAAGCACATTGAATTTACATGGCGACTTCAGTGTTACGCCAAAATGGAAAGTCACCTTTCAATCGGGGTACGATTTCAAACAGAAGGAAGTGGTCATGACCTCTTTCAATATCTATCGCGATCTGCATTGTTGGGATATGTCATTTGGCTGGATGCCTTTTGGGCGGTACCGAAGCTACAACGTTACTATTCGTGCTAAGGCTTCAATATTACAAGATCTTAAGCTCACCAAAAGAGCTAGTTCAGGAGGCAGTTATTTTTAA
- a CDS encoding N-acetylmuramoyl-L-alanine amidase family protein gives MKSDLRIRKWCSVVFATLGFFLLNSFTLNNGQALPPDYQIKTIVIDAGHGGKDTGAQGRRSLEKNVALEVALKLGKQIQKDIPGIKIIYTRTTDEFVELYKRIRLANANKADLFISIHCNSSGASAHGTETLVSGSHRLGQQDAAVRENASLLLESNYKENYQGFDPKDPESAIIFSLMKNRFREKSIRLAQMIEGEYVKAGRYSRGFWEKGLAVLAEAGMPAVLTEIGFISNREEESYLLSDEGQQEIVNNLVSALKIYKNSVER, from the coding sequence ATGAAATCAGATTTAAGAATTAGAAAATGGTGTAGCGTTGTGTTCGCTACTTTGGGATTTTTTTTATTGAATTCTTTCACATTAAACAATGGGCAAGCATTGCCTCCAGACTACCAGATAAAAACGATTGTAATTGATGCGGGCCATGGTGGTAAAGATACCGGAGCACAAGGGCGGCGATCGTTGGAGAAAAATGTAGCCCTTGAAGTTGCGTTAAAATTGGGAAAGCAGATTCAGAAAGATATTCCGGGTATCAAGATCATCTACACGAGAACGACGGATGAATTTGTTGAGCTTTACAAACGTATTCGCTTGGCAAATGCCAATAAAGCAGATTTATTTATTTCAATACACTGTAATTCCAGTGGTGCTAGCGCACATGGTACCGAAACATTGGTCTCTGGCTCGCATCGTTTGGGACAGCAAGATGCTGCAGTTCGTGAAAATGCGTCCTTGTTACTGGAATCAAATTATAAAGAAAATTATCAAGGATTTGATCCAAAAGACCCTGAAAGTGCTATCATCTTCTCCTTGATGAAAAACCGATTCCGTGAAAAAAGTATTCGTCTGGCGCAGATGATTGAAGGTGAGTATGTGAAGGCAGGGCGATATAGTAGAGGATTCTGGGAGAAAGGCTTAGCTGTATTGGCTGAAGCAGGTATGCCCGCTGTGCTTACAGAAATTGGCTTTATTAGTAATAGAGAAGAAGAGAGCTACCTATTGTCTGATGAAGGTCAACAGGAAATTGTCAATAATTTAGTTTCGGCTCTGAAAATTTATAAAAATTCTGTAGAACGCTAA
- a CDS encoding MlaD family protein, whose protein sequence is MKISNETKVGILATVAIVLLFIGYSFLKGNDVFSSDNTYYTTYEAVDGLTPSKPVLVNGYQIGRVSKMILLPDGKIKTEFKIHSHYDVPKNTIARISSTDLLGSKAIVFEMGNSKELAKDGDFLASGVQPNIMDKVEPIQKRIETITIKLDSTLSVVNNVLDKQFQDDFKRSIHSISTSLKNVEGITKDVEGLVGDEKGRLNRIMANLESITSNFSQNGEKINAIMSNLNNITDKAARLDFEHTMNKVNAAVNDFQEITGKINSGKGSIGLLLNDEALYNNLNNASKEMDNLMKDVKEKPGKYIKLSIFGKKGEK, encoded by the coding sequence GTGAAAATTTCAAACGAGACAAAAGTCGGCATATTAGCAACAGTTGCGATAGTTTTATTATTTATTGGCTATAGCTTTCTAAAAGGAAATGATGTTTTTAGCAGCGACAACACATATTACACAACTTATGAAGCTGTCGATGGCCTAACTCCATCAAAACCTGTTTTAGTAAATGGTTATCAAATCGGTCGTGTATCAAAAATGATTCTCCTACCTGATGGCAAAATTAAGACAGAGTTCAAAATACATTCCCATTATGATGTTCCAAAGAATACAATTGCGCGGATTTCAAGCACAGATTTGTTGGGCAGTAAGGCCATTGTTTTCGAAATGGGCAACAGTAAGGAATTGGCAAAGGATGGGGACTTTTTAGCATCGGGTGTCCAACCGAATATTATGGATAAGGTTGAACCCATTCAAAAACGGATCGAAACAATTACCATTAAACTGGATTCAACGTTATCGGTTGTCAATAATGTCTTAGACAAACAGTTTCAGGATGACTTTAAAAGAAGTATTCATAGTATTTCCACTTCTTTGAAAAATGTAGAAGGCATTACCAAAGATGTCGAAGGTCTAGTGGGGGATGAAAAGGGGAGGCTCAATCGAATCATGGCCAATCTCGAATCAATTACATCCAATTTTTCACAAAATGGCGAGAAAATCAATGCGATCATGTCTAATCTGAATAATATTACCGATAAGGCCGCCCGATTGGATTTTGAACATACCATGAACAAAGTAAATGCCGCAGTCAATGATTTTCAGGAGATCACGGGAAAAATCAATAGTGGTAAAGGATCTATTGGTTTATTGTTAAATGACGAAGCGTTATACAATAATCTCAATAATGCTTCAAAGGAAATGGATAATTTGATGAAGGATGTGAAAGAGAAACCTGGGAAATATATCAAACTTTCCATCTTTGGAAAAAAAGGCGAGAAATAG